From the Solanum stenotomum isolate F172 chromosome 4, ASM1918654v1, whole genome shotgun sequence genome, one window contains:
- the LOC125861459 gene encoding uncharacterized protein LOC125861459: protein MADRTVKSPIGVPQDVLVKVESFIFPADFVIFDWDGLLCTLLGFLLPSIEHERRLNPPMQDVVKKEIIKGLDGRVNYPIANSSWVCHVQCGPKKGEITVVPNAKNDLVPMRLVIGWRDTIEDAKTRLIRWVLLLQEFDFEVKARKGMENQVADLLSRLEEKAMLKLVDGDEINDAFLDEHVLAASHDLIPRFTEFAIYLASDLVPSELSFYQRKKFMHDVKKFFWDKPYLFFKVALVSWQTQVQVDRAIHSHSSVPTWSGRDREQGGNKVQGEQAKDQGLHGKDESLQELFEAYYLDEV from the exons ATGGctgatagaactgtgaagagTCCTATTGGTGTTCCTCAAGATGTTcttgtgaaagtggagtcgtttatatttccggcggattttgtgatatTTGATTGGGATGGACTATTGTGtacattattgggattcctcctg cctagtattgagcacGAAAGGAGACTAAATCCGCCTATGCAAGATgtagtgaaaaaggaaattatcAAGGGGTTGGATGGAAGAGTCAATTATCCTATCGCAAATAGTAGTTGGGTTTGTCATGTTCAGTGTGGGCCCAAGAAAGGTGAGAttactgtggttcctaatgCAAAAAACGATCTTGTTCCAATGCGGCTCGTGATTggatggaga gacactattgag gatgcaaaaacAAGGTTAATTAGATGGgtgttgttgctgcaagagtttgattttgaggtgAAAGCTAGAAAGGGGAtggaaaatcaagttgccgacctcttgtccagattagaggaaaaAGCTATGCTCAAGCTAGTAGATGgggatgaaattaatgatgcttttctaGACGAACATGTATTGGCTGCTTCCCATGATCTTATTCCTCGGTTCACAGAGTTTGCTATCTACTTGGCAAGTGATTTGGTTCCATCAGAATTGTCTTTttaccaaaggaaaaagtttatgcatgatgtgaagaagttcttttgggataAGCCTTACTTGTTCT TcaaggttgcgcttgtttcttggcaaactcaagtccaagtggaccgagCCATTCATAGTCACTCAAGTGTTCCCACATGGAGCGGTCGAGATCGGGAACAAGGAGGGAACAAGGTTCAAGGTGAACAGGCAAAGGATCAAGGTCTACATGGGAAAGATGAGAGCTTGCAAGAACTTTTTGAGGCCTATTACCTTGATGAAGTCTAA